GTCTCGCCGCAGGCCGGTTCGCCGGGCGACAAGGCTGGCATCAAGCAGGGTGATGTGGTCACCGCCGTCAATGGCGAACCGGTCAAGGATCCGCGCGATCTCGCACGCCGCATCGCGTCCTTCCCGCCCGGTACCCAGGTCGATGTTTCCCTGTGGCGTGAAGGCAAGGCCACGTCCGTCAAGGTCGATCTCGGCACGCTGCCGAGCGAGCAGGCGCTGGCCAGCAAGGAAGACGGCACCGGTGGCGACACGCAGGCTCCGGCCACAGAGCAGGCGCTTGCCAACATCGGCATCTCCGTTGCCCCGGCCGAAGACGGCAAGGGCCTGTCGATCATCGACGTCGATCCCGACTCCGATGCTGCGGACAAGGGCATGAAGGCCGGTGAGAAGATCACCTCCGTCAACAATCAGGCAGTCTCCTCGGCAGCCGATGTGATGAAGGTGATCGATCAGGCCAAGAAGGACGGCCGCACCAAGGCTCTGTTCCAGGTCGAATCGGAGAACGGCAGCCGCTTCGTTGCCCTTCCGATCAACCAGGGCTGACGCCCCTCGGGACTGACTGACCGCGGGGCGCTGAAGATCAGGTCTTCGGCGCCCCGTTTCGTTAGAGCACAATCCGACCGGAGCGAAGCGAGGATCGATAAGATTGTGCTGCAAAAAGAAATCCTTGGAGCGCCAAACCGATTCATTTGGATCGAAACGCGCTCCAAGTGGAAAACAAGGACGAGAGCATGATTTCCGGAGGAAGCGGGACTGTCGGACCAGCCGATTCCGGTTGTGCCGATGGCATGGCCGGCGGTAATGTCGCGCACATGAAGATATTGGTTATCGAAGACGATCTGGAAGCCGCCGCCTACATGACGAAGGCTTTCCGCGAGGCAGGCATTGTGGCCGATCACGCCAGCGATGGCGAAAGCGGCCTGTTCATGGGCTCGGAGAATACCTATGACGTGATGGTCATCGACCGCATGTTGCCGCGTCGCGACGGGCTGTCTGTCATCAGCGAGCTGAGAAAGCGCGGCATCGACACGCCGGTGCTCATTCTCTCCGCGCTTGGCCAGGTCGATGACCGCGTGACCGGCCTTCGCGCCGGCGGAGACGACTATCTGCCCAAGCCCTATGCCTTTTCCGAACTTCTCGCCCGCGTCGAAGTCTTGGGCCGCCGCAAGGGAAAGCCCGAGCAGGACATGATGTATCGGGTTGGCGATCTCGAGCTCGACCGGCTGTCCCACGAGGTCAAGCGCGCGGGCAAGGAGATCCTGCTTCAGCCGCGCGAGTTTCGCCTGCTCGAGTATCTGATGAAGAATGCCGGTCAGGTGGTGACCCGCACCATGTTGCTCGAAAACGTCTGGGACTATCATTTCGATCCCCAGACCAATGTCATTGACGTGCACGTTTCCCGGCTTCGCTCGAAGATCGAGAAGGATTTCGACAAGCCGCTGCTGAAGACTGTGCGCGGTGCCGGTTACATGATCAAGGACGAAGGCTGAGACACGGATGAGCCGCGCCAAGCTTCTGTTCAAGTCGACGGCCGTCCGGCTATCGGCTCTCTATATCGGCCTCTTCGCGCTCTGCGCGGCCCTGCTCGTCATCTATGTGACGGCGCTTTCCGAGCGCATCCTCTACACCCAGACGCGCGATGCCCTGAAAGAAGAGGTTCAGGATATCACCACCGGCTATGAGCGCGGAGGCATCAACCGCCTGCTCGCCATCATGGAGCGGCGTGCGCGCCAGCCGGGCGCCAACCTCTATGTGATTGCAGGCCCGACCGGCGAAATCCTTGCCGGCAACGTCGCTTCCGTGCAGCCCGGTGTCTTCGATCACGAGGGCTGGACCGACTTTCCGTTCCGTTACGAGCGCTACAACGAGAGCGGCGATGTGCAGCGGCATGTGGCGGCAGGCCACGTATTCTTCCTCGACAACAGCCTGAGGGTGCTGGTTGGCCGCGATCTGGGCGAGCCGGCCAAGCTACGGCTTCTGGTGCGCCAAGCGCTGATGGTGGCGCTCGCGATCATGGGAACCGGGGCCGTCATCATCTGGTTTGCCATCGGCCGCAACGCCCTGAAACGCATCGACCGTGTTTCGGCTGCAAGCAAGAAGATCATGGCGGGTGACCTCTCGCAGCGACTGCCGGTCTCCGGTTCGGGCGATGAGTTCGACCGTTTGTCCTCTTCGCTGAACGATATGCTGGGCCGCATCGAGAAACTCAACGAAGGCCTCAGGCAGGTTTCCGACAACATCGCCCACGACCTGAAGACGCCGCTGACGAGGCTGCGCAACAAGGCCGCCGACGCGTTGAACGAAGACGACGAGGCAACCCGCAAGACAGCGCTGGAAGGTATTATTGCGGAGTCCGACCAGTTGATCCGCACCTTCAATGCGCTCCTGATGATCTCGCGCGTCGAGGCGGGCTCGATCGCGGCGGAACTCTCGGATATCGATCTTTCCGCCATCGCTGCCGATAGCGCCGAGCTTTATGAGCCCGTGGCCGAAGAGGCGGGGCTGAGCCTCGAAACAGAGATTGCGCCGGGCCTTTCGGTAAGAGGGAATCGTGAACTCGTAGGGCAGGCGATCTCCAATCTGATCGACAACGCCATCAAATACGGTGCCGAGGGCGAACGGGACCGCAAGATCAAGATAACCGTCGCCAAGGCCACCGATGGCGTGGAACTCAGGGTTTCCGACAGTGGGCCGGGGGTTGCCGAGGACAAGCGTGAAGAAGTGATCAAGCGCTTCGTTCGTCTCGACAAAAGCCGTTCCAAGCCCGGAACTGGTCTGGGTCTCTCGCTGGTCTGCGCAATCATGGCGCTGCATGGCGGCAGGCTTGAGCTTTCCGACACGCATGGTGCGGATGCTGCGGGCGATGTTACCGATCGGGGTTTGACCGCGACCATGGTCTTTCCCGGCCAGAAGTCCTGATACCAAGGATCGATGATAGAAATCCATAGGACCGGCTTGATCGGGTTTTCCGGCTAAGAGGGGTTCGCAGAGCGATGCTTGTGCATCGGTCAAGGACCTGGACAACGCCGGAAAGCCCGGGAGGCCAGCCTGCGGTGGCTTCATACTGGTTCCTGGCGTTGTTGCGATGCTTGTACGATGGCGCAAGTATCGCCTTGCGCACCGCGCCTAGCCAGAAGCCAGTATGAAGTCATCCTATGGGGTTTCTATCATCGATCCTTGGTATACCTTCGCCTCGCAGAGCGGGATTCGGGGAGAGGGTCTCGTGCGATCTCGCCCGGATGGAGGCCTTGTGGGATGACGGAACCGAAGACGACGCGTCTGATGGATGTTGCAGCGGATGCGATCAGACCGCTCAGTCAGGTGGAACTGAAATCGGTTCTGTCCATGCTCAAGGATCTGGCGCAGAGCGAACGGGCAATCGCGAACCTGCTGGCGAGCGAAGGACCGTTGAAGAGTTTCGTCGCCGCCGCGCTGACGCTTTCGCCTTATCTGCGTGACATGGTGAACCTCTCGCCGCTGCTTCTGGCCGATGCCATAGAACTGCCGATAGAACCGATGCTGGAGGCGCTTGTCGCTTCCGCCCGCAACGCCTGGAAGGGTGAACCGGGTGGGCCGTCGGCGACCGAGGCGCAGGTGATGTCGCGGCTGAGGATTGCCAAGCGCAAGGTCGCCTTCCTGACCGCGCTTGCCGACCTCGCCCGGATTTTCGACGCGCGCGACACGACCCGTTGGCTGAGCGCCATTGCGGATGCATCTGTGGCGGCTGCGATAGATCACCTGCTCGTGGCCGGTCAGGAGGCGGGCAAGCTCACGCTTCAGGACCTGTCGGAGCCATCGAAGGGCAGCGGCCTGATCGTGCTCGGCATGGGCAAGCTAGGTGCCCGCGAACTCAACTATTCCTCTGATGTCGACCTCGTCGTGTTCTTCGAACCCGAGGCAGGCATCCTTGCCGTGCCGGATGACGCGACGGAGACCTATGGCCGGATGATGCGCCGGTTGGTGCGCATCCTGCAGGAGCGTACCGCCGACGGCTATGTGTTCCGCACCGACCTTCGCCTGCGCCCCGATCCGGGCTCCACTCCGCTCGCAGTACCGGTGGAGGCGGCCCTGGTCTACTATGAGGGCCGGGGGCAGAACTGGGAGCGCGCCGCCTACATCAAGGCCCGCCCCATTGCCGGCGATCTTGCAGCGGGAGAGCAGTTCCAGCGGGAACTCGTGCCTTTCGTTTTCCGTAAATATCTCGATTATGCGGCTATCGCCGACATTCATTCGATCAAGCGACAGATCCATGTTCACAAGGGGCACGGGGCCATCGCGGTGAAGGGGCACAACGTCAAGCTCGGTCGCGGCGGTATCCGCGAGATCGAGTTCTTTGCCCAGACCCAGCAGTTGATCGCGGGCGGCCGTATGCCGGAGCTGAGGGTTCGTCCGACAGAGGCGGCCCTTTACGCGCTCGCCGCCGCGAACTGGATCGATAACGAGACCCGCGACGAGCTGATTGAATGCTACTGGTTCCTGCGCGATATTGAGCATCGCATCCAGATGGTGCATGACGAGCAGACCCACCTTCTGCCGGAGAGCGAGGCGGAACTGCGACGCATCGCCTTCATGTCCGGCTTTGCCGATACCAAGGGATTTTCAGCCAGCCTGGAAAGCGTACTGAAAACCGTGGAGCGCCGGTATGCGGGGTTATTCGAGCATGAGGAAAAGCTGTCGACCGCCACAGGCAACCTCGTTTTTACCGGTCAGAAGGACGACCCGGATACGCTGAAAACGCTGAAGAGCCTTGGCTTCGAACGGCCGGAGGACATTTCCCGCGTTATCCGCACCTGGCATTATGGCCGCTATCGCGCCACGCAATCCGTTGAAGCGCGCGAACGCCTGACCGAACTCATGCCGGAACTGCTCAAGGCTTTCGGCGAAAGCCGCCGCGCCGACGAAGCCCTCCTACGCTTCGATGATTTTCTTTCCGGCCTGCCTGCGGGCATCCAGCTTTTCTCCCTGCTTGGCAATAATCCGGCGTTGCTGGACCTCATCGTCAACATCATGTCGTCGGCACCGAGGCTCGCCGAAATCATCGCCCGCCGCCCGCATGTCTTTGACGGCATGCTCGATCCCGGCCTGATGGTGGAACTTCCGACGCGGGACTATCTGGCGAAAAGGCTCGCCTCCTTTCTGAACGGCAGCCGTTTCTACGAGGAGATTCTCGACCGGCTGAGGATTTTTGCCGCGGAACAGCGCTTCCTGATCGGCATTCGTCTGCTCACCGGCTCCATCGGCGGGACGCAGGCCGCAAACGCGTTTACCGACCTTGCGGGGCTTGTAATCGGTGAAGCCCTGAAGGCTGTCGTCGGCGAGATGGAAGCGACCCATGGGCGGATCGAGGGCGGAAAGGTGGCGCTCGCCGGCATGGGCAAGCTCGGCAGCTTCGAACTGACCGCCGGTTCGGATGTCGATCTGATCCTGCTCTACGAACATGCCGACGATGCGGGCGAATCCGACGGGCCGAAGCCGCTCGATCCGGTGCGCTATTTCACCCGCATGACCCAGCGCCTGATCGCGGCACTTTCGGCACCGACCGCCGAAGGCGTGCTCTACGAGGTCGATATGCGGCTGCGCCCCTCCGGCAACAAGGGACCGGTCGCAACCAGACTGCGCGCCTTCGAGAAGTATCAGAACGAGGAAGCCTGGACCTGGGAGCACATGGCGCTGACGCGCGCGCGCCTCATCTGCGGTGACGAGGACCTGGTCGGGCAGACGAAGGCGATCATCGAGAGCGTGCTTGCAAGGCCGAGGGATCAGGCGAAAATCGCCGCCGACGTGGTGGAGATGCGCCACCTGATCGAAAAGGAAAAGCCGTCGCGCGACATATGGGATTTCAAGCTCATCCCCGGCGGGCTGATCGATATCGAATTCATCGCCCAGTATCTTGCCCTGATCGCAAGGGGGCGCGGCGTCGATGTTCGCGGGAGCGGGCAGTCGACGACGGAGGCACTGAGGCAACTGGGTGGCGCCCTGCTCGATCCGAACGATCTGGAGACCTGCCTGGCAGCGCTTCGCTTTTACACCGATCTGTCGCAGGTGGTCCGCCTCTGCATCGACGGTCCCTTCGATCCGGCCAATGTGCCCGCCGGTCTCGTCGATCTCGTCTGCCGTGCGGGAGACTGCCCCGATATCAAGACGCTGGAGGCCGAGGTGCGCAGATTGTCGAAAGCGACGCGGAAGGTCTTCCAGAATGTGGTGAAGGGATAGTCGTTCCTTCGACCGTCAGGCAAACAGCAGTTTTCTCAACAGAAAAGACCGCCGACAGTATGTCTGTCGGCGGTCTTTTCTGTTTCCTGTTCGGTGGTCTTGCTTAGAAGTTGACCTTCCAGCCGCTTCTGACCCAGACGTTCGGGTCGTCGCCCTCTGTGGTGGCGTTGACCATGAGCGAGGCGGTGCCGCCGCCGACGTCGAACTCGGCGCCGATGCCGGCGCGAACCCAGAACTGCTTGACGTCCTGTCCTTCGAGGTCGAACGAGCTGATGCCGATGATCTCGCCGCTGGTACCGGTCGTTTCCTTCTCGAAGCGGTAATCAGCCTCGGCGCGACCGAGCAGGCGGATCTCGTCGGTCAGGGAATGGACGAGATCGACACCAACGCGCGCGATGGTCGAGTGATCCTTGCTCTCGTCGTAAATAGCCGGGAAGGAGCCACCGGTTTCCGTGTAGCCGTCGCTCCTGGTGTTGGCGCGCGACAGGGCCGCATAAGGCGTGAACGCGCTGTCGCCGAGGGTGAACGCCATTATTGCGTAGCCATTGCTCGATGGAGATCATGCCGTCTTCGGAGGTCCATCGAAAGCCGTGCGCGTTGTCGCTGCTGTCCTCAGCATAACCCACGACGACCGTACCGTCGGCATTGACGTCATAGGCGCTCGAATAGTTGCCCCCGAGGGTGCCGAGGTCGGTCATCGTGCCGTTAATGCCATCTGCTCCAACGGACCAGCGGTAAGCATGGTAATAGGTATCATCGGTGTTAACGTCCGGAGCCGTTTCCGCTTCGCCGACAATCACACTGCCATCATTGTTCATCGCTTCGGCGTAGGAGTAGTTTCCACCCAGCGTGCCGAGATCGATGATGCCGCCGGCGTCAGTCCAGCGAATTGCGCGACTGTAGCCGTATGTGGAGCTGCCCATGGTATTGGCTGATCCCACGACGACCAGTCCATCGTCGCTGACCATGCTGGCAGAGCTATAAGTCCCGTCGCTGAGGGTACCTATATCCGTCATTGCCGTGTCGCCGACGCGCCAGACAAAACCGTGGCCGTAATTGTCGTTGCCGCCCAGGTAGGAATAGCCGACAACAGTAGTTCCGTTCGCACTGATAGCGTAGGCGTAAGAATAGTGCCCGCCCAATGTTCCGAGATCAGTGAGCGTGCTGTTTCCCTTTTGCCAATAGAAGAACGCCGGAACCAGCGAGATAAAGAGTATTCATTGTATTTTTCTATCGATAAGCTTGACGCTGTGAATATGTGTTTAGGATTTGATTGTAATGACAACGTTCTGCTGGAGTATTGACTGCTGTCGCGGTACAGTCGCCCCTTAAGCGGCCGCAATCTTACCACGACGGGTCGAGATTTCGTCCGGTATTCTTACCGATACGACCGTGCCGTGACCTTCGCGGGAGCGGATGCTGAGTTCGCCGCCATGCATGCTGACCAGGGAGCGGGAAATGGCGAGGCCGAGGCCCGAGCCGCCATTGCTACGGGCATACTGGCTCTGCACCTGTTCGAACGGGTGCCCGATTTTCGACAGCGCGGTTTTCGGTATGCCGATTCCCGTGTCGGCGATGGTGATCGTGACCGCGTCGCCGATCCGGCGGGCGCGCAACGCGATCCGCCCACCCGCGTCGGTGAACTTCACCGCATTGGACAGAATGTTGAGCAGGATCTGCTTCATTGCACGGCGGTCGGCATTCATCGTCAGCCCGGTCGAAACACGCTGCTGGATGAGGATGTCCTTCTCGTCCGCCGGAATGGCGGTGAGCCGCATGCTTTCCTCGATGAGGGCGTCGAGATCGATATCCTCGCAACGGATCTTCATCTGGCCTGCTTCGATCTTGGACATGTCGAGAATGTCGTTGATGACGTTCAGCAGATGCTTGCCGCTGTCATGGATATCGCGGGCATATTCGGAATATTTCGGCGAACCGATCGGGCCGAACATGCCGGCAACGA
The window above is part of the Rhizobium sp. ACO-34A genome. Proteins encoded here:
- a CDS encoding bifunctional glutamine synthetase adenylyltransferase/deadenyltransferase, with the translated sequence MTEPKTTRLMDVAADAIRPLSQVELKSVLSMLKDLAQSERAIANLLASEGPLKSFVAAALTLSPYLRDMVNLSPLLLADAIELPIEPMLEALVASARNAWKGEPGGPSATEAQVMSRLRIAKRKVAFLTALADLARIFDARDTTRWLSAIADASVAAAIDHLLVAGQEAGKLTLQDLSEPSKGSGLIVLGMGKLGARELNYSSDVDLVVFFEPEAGILAVPDDATETYGRMMRRLVRILQERTADGYVFRTDLRLRPDPGSTPLAVPVEAALVYYEGRGQNWERAAYIKARPIAGDLAAGEQFQRELVPFVFRKYLDYAAIADIHSIKRQIHVHKGHGAIAVKGHNVKLGRGGIREIEFFAQTQQLIAGGRMPELRVRPTEAALYALAAANWIDNETRDELIECYWFLRDIEHRIQMVHDEQTHLLPESEAELRRIAFMSGFADTKGFSASLESVLKTVERRYAGLFEHEEKLSTATGNLVFTGQKDDPDTLKTLKSLGFERPEDISRVIRTWHYGRYRATQSVEARERLTELMPELLKAFGESRRADEALLRFDDFLSGLPAGIQLFSLLGNNPALLDLIVNIMSSAPRLAEIIARRPHVFDGMLDPGLMVELPTRDYLAKRLASFLNGSRFYEEILDRLRIFAAEQRFLIGIRLLTGSIGGTQAANAFTDLAGLVIGEALKAVVGEMEATHGRIEGGKVALAGMGKLGSFELTAGSDVDLILLYEHADDAGESDGPKPLDPVRYFTRMTQRLIAALSAPTAEGVLYEVDMRLRPSGNKGPVATRLRAFEKYQNEEAWTWEHMALTRARLICGDEDLVGQTKAIIESVLARPRDQAKIAADVVEMRHLIEKEKPSRDIWDFKLIPGGLIDIEFIAQYLALIARGRGVDVRGSGQSTTEALRQLGGALLDPNDLETCLAALRFYTDLSQVVRLCIDGPFDPANVPAGLVDLVCRAGDCPDIKTLEAEVRRLSKATRKVFQNVVKG
- a CDS encoding two-component sensor histidine kinase, whose translation is MSRAKLLFKSTAVRLSALYIGLFALCAALLVIYVTALSERILYTQTRDALKEEVQDITTGYERGGINRLLAIMERRARQPGANLYVIAGPTGEILAGNVASVQPGVFDHEGWTDFPFRYERYNESGDVQRHVAAGHVFFLDNSLRVLVGRDLGEPAKLRLLVRQALMVALAIMGTGAVIIWFAIGRNALKRIDRVSAASKKIMAGDLSQRLPVSGSGDEFDRLSSSLNDMLGRIEKLNEGLRQVSDNIAHDLKTPLTRLRNKAADALNEDDEATRKTALEGIIAESDQLIRTFNALLMISRVEAGSIAAELSDIDLSAIAADSAELYEPVAEEAGLSLETEIAPGLSVRGNRELVGQAISNLIDNAIKYGAEGERDRKIKITVAKATDGVELRVSDSGPGVAEDKREEVIKRFVRLDKSRSKPGTGLGLSLVCAIMALHGGRLELSDTHGADAAGDVTDRGLTATMVFPGQKS
- a CDS encoding DNA-binding response regulator, which codes for MISGGSGTVGPADSGCADGMAGGNVAHMKILVIEDDLEAAAYMTKAFREAGIVADHASDGESGLFMGSENTYDVMVIDRMLPRRDGLSVISELRKRGIDTPVLILSALGQVDDRVTGLRAGGDDYLPKPYAFSELLARVEVLGRRKGKPEQDMMYRVGDLELDRLSHEVKRAGKEILLQPREFRLLEYLMKNAGQVVTRTMLLENVWDYHFDPQTNVIDVHVSRLRSKIEKDFDKPLLKTVRGAGYMIKDEG